Proteins encoded within one genomic window of Candidatus Coatesbacteria bacterium:
- a CDS encoding T9SS type A sorting domain-containing protein produces the protein MKRCVIVLLLVTILTPAVFADGWWADYLYRRSPENDTLRGADRNDNVAVAVGDNGYLAASWNSGVTFTSLNRSTSSTLFCVSLVSTTTGYAGGSGVLLKTTNINNWSEINRPGEFNNIRGVDFLDANNGWVCGGSYISRTTDGGSSWNSQSFSGGYEFYDIHMYSSGYGLAVDTGGRIFRWNGSAWSQVEDVGPGLRSVYILDADYAWAVGDQGAIYATTNGGTDWGSRSSGVTSTLNAVGAVSDGGRYVYVCGNDDVVLYSTDGGDSWSAFGNHFFYNDLYALTPPVNADTVNAVGELGAILFTNSGVSWTMVVRAGNRLNAVACAEPNHPYVLAVGENGYNLASGNDGYSWLFRAAAGSRDLNDLDYIDDDRFVACGANGTVLYTEDTGINWSDASGNLPAKNLYSIDVLDADTWFVCGADLSIYYTTNGGSSWTTDNTGTPGLNFYGVSMLDQNTGWAVGDVVGGYAVVYRKSSGTWNRFSTGLSSATSPLLDVDVWSTSEGVCCGEDGLAYYLYSGGSQWRKVNGLGSEDINALDFMNDTEGWMVADNGVIYHSTNGGVSYSTDDNRAADDNLDLYGVFFHDDGGGGWGWACGDFNARLVYGDFTPVRDGELTATHHAEGCLLSWTVTSGESAACELERRRDDGPWLPLTTEPLSGERTRYLDRQPQPGETCEYRLRVTLADGERLTLGPVEYRRPAAAESFTLRPAYPNPLSCGATLQLEFELAEAADVRLAVYDLAGRRLALLVDGPLAAGRHTTNWSTVGNAPGLYLLRLEAAGRTAVERVVLRR, from the coding sequence ATGAAAAGATGCGTCATCGTCCTTTTACTCGTCACGATCCTGACGCCGGCGGTGTTCGCCGACGGTTGGTGGGCCGACTATCTCTACCGGCGCTCACCGGAGAACGACACCCTGCGCGGCGCCGATCGCAACGACAACGTCGCCGTCGCCGTCGGCGACAACGGCTATCTGGCCGCCTCCTGGAACAGCGGCGTCACCTTCACCAGCCTCAATCGTTCCACCTCGTCGACCCTGTTCTGCGTCAGCCTGGTCTCGACGACGACGGGTTACGCCGGCGGTTCGGGCGTCCTGCTCAAGACCACGAACATCAACAACTGGAGCGAGATCAACCGCCCCGGCGAGTTCAACAACATCCGTGGCGTGGACTTCCTCGACGCGAACAACGGCTGGGTCTGCGGCGGATCCTACATCTCGCGCACCACCGACGGCGGCTCGAGCTGGAACTCCCAGAGTTTCTCCGGCGGCTACGAGTTCTACGACATCCACATGTACTCGTCCGGCTACGGGCTGGCCGTGGACACCGGCGGGCGCATCTTCCGCTGGAACGGCTCCGCCTGGAGCCAGGTCGAGGACGTCGGACCCGGGCTGCGCTCCGTCTACATTCTGGACGCCGATTACGCCTGGGCCGTCGGTGACCAGGGCGCCATCTACGCCACCACCAACGGCGGGACCGACTGGGGTTCCCGCTCCTCCGGAGTCACCAGCACCCTCAACGCCGTCGGCGCCGTCAGCGACGGCGGACGCTACGTCTATGTCTGCGGCAACGACGACGTGGTTCTCTACTCCACCGACGGCGGCGACAGCTGGAGCGCCTTCGGCAACCACTTCTTCTACAACGATCTTTACGCCCTGACCCCGCCGGTAAACGCCGATACGGTCAACGCGGTCGGCGAGCTGGGCGCGATCCTGTTCACCAACAGCGGCGTCTCGTGGACCATGGTCGTCCGGGCCGGCAACCGCCTCAACGCCGTGGCCTGCGCCGAACCCAACCACCCCTACGTTCTGGCAGTCGGTGAAAACGGCTACAACCTGGCCAGCGGCAACGACGGCTACAGTTGGCTGTTCCGCGCCGCCGCCGGTTCGCGGGACCTGAACGACCTGGACTACATCGACGACGACCGCTTCGTGGCCTGCGGCGCCAACGGCACCGTCCTATACACCGAGGACACCGGTATCAACTGGAGCGACGCCTCGGGCAATCTGCCCGCCAAGAACCTCTACAGCATCGACGTCCTCGACGCCGACACCTGGTTCGTCTGCGGCGCCGACCTATCGATCTACTACACCACCAACGGCGGCTCGAGCTGGACCACGGACAACACCGGCACTCCCGGACTAAACTTCTATGGCGTCTCGATGCTCGACCAGAACACCGGCTGGGCCGTCGGCGACGTCGTCGGCGGTTACGCCGTGGTCTACCGCAAGAGTTCCGGTACCTGGAACCGTTTCTCCACCGGCCTGTCCAGCGCCACCAGCCCCCTGCTCGACGTCGATGTCTGGTCCACCAGCGAGGGTGTCTGCTGCGGCGAGGACGGGTTGGCCTACTACCTCTACTCCGGCGGCAGCCAGTGGCGCAAGGTCAACGGCCTGGGCTCCGAGGACATCAACGCCCTGGACTTCATGAACGACACCGAGGGCTGGATGGTCGCCGATAACGGTGTCATCTACCACTCGACCAACGGCGGCGTCAGCTACTCCACCGACGACAACCGCGCCGCCGACGACAACCTCGACCTCTACGGCGTCTTCTTCCACGACGACGGCGGCGGCGGCTGGGGCTGGGCCTGCGGCGACTTCAACGCCCGCCTGGTCTACGGCGACTTCACCCCCGTCCGCGACGGCGAGCTGACGGCGACGCATCACGCTGAGGGCTGCCTGCTCAGTTGGACCGTCACCAGCGGGGAGTCCGCGGCCTGCGAGCTCGAGCGCCGTCGCGACGACGGGCCCTGGTTGCCGCTGACCACCGAGCCGCTGTCCGGCGAACGCACCCGCTACCTCGACCGCCAACCCCAACCCGGCGAGACCTGCGAGTACCGCCTGCGGGTTACCCTGGCCGACGGCGAACGGCTGACCCTCGGTCCCGTCGAGTACCGCCGTCCCGCCGCCGCCGAGTCCTTCACCCTGCGTCCCGCCTACCCCAACCCGTTGAGCTGCGGCGCGACCCTCCAACTCGAGTTCGAGCTCGCCGAAGCCGCCGACGTCCGCCTGGCCGTCTACGATCTGGCCGGCCGCCGCCTCGCCCTCCTCGTCGACGGACCGCTGGCCGCCGGACGCCACACCACCAACTGGTCCACCGTCGGCAACGCGCCGGGGCTCTACCTGCTGCGCTTGGAGGCCGCCGGCCGAACCGCCGTCGAGCGCGTCGTTCTGCGGCGCTGA
- a CDS encoding GNAT family N-acetyltransferase, which translates to MVDDFTAAPVCVPRELYRGGAPRRLFAEAARFFRRRIGPAVDDWPAGLTERWMFGSRLPLEEAWSLALTDDGPVGFCLGRELGSGLEALLCYLSGRFNTAANAAELLAAVGRGRTFILAGETALSPAVPELAHELPRCGWERFPRLELLYDFDEQPPPPRGASSGDYTVERLRPADLDKLALLQAACYLGTDDARLHPRLAEPVGSQRVLEEVLGGRYGEPVRSGCLLARSGTGATAAFILTTAVSDARDRRLGFIASVGVGPAHRGRGLGRRLVDEVLRACRHAELAGAALVVSATNHSGRALYRGAGFRQSGQTALYRRDTTAT; encoded by the coding sequence ATGGTCGACGACTTCACAGCAGCGCCGGTCTGCGTCCCCCGGGAACTCTACCGGGGCGGGGCGCCGCGACGGTTGTTCGCCGAGGCGGCGCGCTTCTTCCGCCGGCGGATCGGTCCGGCCGTCGACGATTGGCCCGCCGGGCTGACCGAGCGCTGGATGTTCGGCTCCCGCCTGCCCCTCGAGGAAGCCTGGTCCCTGGCGCTGACCGACGACGGGCCCGTGGGTTTCTGTCTGGGGCGGGAGCTGGGTAGCGGGCTCGAGGCGCTACTGTGCTACCTCTCGGGACGCTTCAACACCGCGGCCAACGCGGCGGAGCTGCTGGCCGCCGTCGGTCGGGGGCGGACGTTTATTCTCGCCGGCGAGACGGCCTTGAGCCCGGCCGTGCCCGAGCTGGCCCATGAGCTGCCCCGGTGCGGCTGGGAGCGCTTTCCCCGGCTGGAACTGCTCTACGATTTCGATGAACAGCCGCCACCACCGCGCGGCGCCTCCTCCGGCGACTACACCGTCGAGCGTTTGCGACCGGCCGATCTCGACAAGCTGGCCCTGTTGCAGGCCGCCTGCTACCTGGGAACCGACGACGCCCGCCTGCACCCCCGGCTGGCCGAACCCGTCGGTTCGCAGCGGGTGTTGGAGGAGGTTCTCGGCGGTCGTTACGGTGAACCCGTGCGCAGCGGCTGCCTATTGGCCCGCAGCGGCACCGGCGCGACGGCGGCCTTCATCCTGACAACGGCGGTCAGCGACGCCCGTGACCGCCGCCTGGGTTTCATCGCCAGCGTCGGGGTCGGCCCGGCCCACCGCGGTCGGGGTCTGGGACGGCGCCTGGTCGACGAGGTTCTGCGGGCCTGCCGCCACGCGGAGCTGGCCGGCGCGGCCCTGGTGGTCAGCGCGACCAACCACAGCGGCCGGGCCCTCTACCGGGGGGCGGGATTTCGTCAGAGCGGGCAGACCGCCCTTTACCGCCGCGACACGACGGCGACTTGA
- a CDS encoding MBL fold hydrolase yields the protein MTDNGQLAPGVHWVGRREGSLLERNIFLRVFEGAERRLTLLVDPGAPADRGALDENLSRLIGGMSRLNVAFANHQDPDVAFNLGFLQQLNPRLFVLTSEDTWRLIQFYGLDENYYRSTESFPDGRVRMKTGHELRFIPSPYCHFRGAVMLYDVESRILFTGDLFGGLSFVGDLYADERHWEGVKTFHQIYMPTREALALALDNIARLDPKPKLLAPQHGSLIAGEWIEYYMEKLGRLPVGLNLLLDSRTKDNYLAAANAIFLELSRLVGPEEFARSLKKLRNDGSFTNIIAFGEQGVADIKTDLATGLELLVNSVFEQFPQRRGEIHRAVVRILLGREIPLPPGLQAAAEARNGLFDL from the coding sequence ATGACCGACAACGGCCAACTGGCCCCCGGCGTCCACTGGGTCGGCCGGCGCGAGGGCTCCCTGTTGGAGCGCAACATCTTCCTGCGGGTCTTCGAGGGCGCCGAACGGCGACTGACCCTCCTCGTCGATCCCGGCGCCCCGGCGGACCGCGGCGCCCTCGACGAGAACCTCTCCCGGCTGATCGGCGGGATGAGCCGGCTCAACGTGGCCTTCGCCAACCACCAGGATCCGGACGTGGCCTTCAACCTGGGCTTCCTGCAGCAGCTAAACCCCCGGTTGTTCGTGCTGACCAGCGAGGACACCTGGCGGCTGATCCAGTTCTACGGGCTGGACGAGAACTATTACCGCTCGACGGAGTCCTTCCCCGACGGTCGGGTGAGGATGAAGACGGGGCACGAGCTGCGCTTCATCCCCTCGCCCTACTGCCACTTCCGCGGGGCGGTGATGCTCTACGACGTCGAGAGCCGCATCCTGTTCACCGGGGACCTCTTCGGCGGGCTGTCCTTCGTCGGCGACCTCTACGCCGACGAGCGTCACTGGGAGGGCGTCAAGACCTTCCACCAGATCTACATGCCGACCCGGGAGGCCCTGGCCCTGGCCCTGGACAACATCGCCCGGCTGGACCCCAAACCGAAGCTGCTGGCCCCCCAGCACGGCAGCCTGATCGCCGGGGAGTGGATCGAGTACTACATGGAGAAGCTCGGCCGTCTGCCCGTCGGGCTGAACCTGTTGCTGGACAGCCGCACCAAGGACAACTACCTGGCGGCGGCCAACGCCATCTTCCTCGAGCTCAGCCGTCTGGTCGGCCCCGAAGAGTTCGCCCGCTCGCTGAAGAAGCTGCGCAACGACGGCAGTTTCACCAACATCATCGCCTTCGGCGAGCAGGGGGTGGCGGACATCAAGACGGACCTGGCCACGGGGCTGGAACTGCTCGTCAACAGCGTCTTCGAGCAGTTCCCGCAGCGTCGCGGGGAAATCCACCGCGCCGTGGTGCGCATCCTGCTGGGGCGGGAGATCCCCCTGCCACCGGGCCTGCAGGCCGCCGCCGAGGCCCGGAACGGCCTGTTCGACCTTTAG
- a CDS encoding rubrerythrin, translating into MALNQFSADEVFEMAEQIERNGARFYRRAAENFSDEELQEMLRELAEMEDEHERTFAELRQRLTGGDSAPTVFDPDNKAVLYLQALANRRVFDVTEEPAETLSGQESPAAVLRQALQLERDSIAFYVGLRKVTPQQWGREKIDWIIDEEFSHVSLLSGKLQRVLASRA; encoded by the coding sequence ATGGCGTTAAACCAGTTCTCCGCCGACGAGGTTTTCGAGATGGCGGAACAGATCGAGCGTAACGGCGCCCGCTTCTACCGCCGGGCGGCCGAGAACTTCAGCGACGAGGAGTTGCAGGAAATGTTGCGGGAGCTGGCCGAGATGGAGGACGAGCACGAGCGCACCTTCGCTGAGCTGCGCCAGCGGCTGACCGGCGGTGACTCCGCGCCCACCGTTTTCGATCCCGACAACAAGGCCGTGCTGTATTTGCAGGCCCTGGCGAACCGCCGGGTGTTCGACGTCACCGAGGAGCCCGCCGAGACCCTCAGCGGCCAAGAGAGCCCCGCCGCGGTGCTGCGTCAGGCCCTGCAACTGGAGCGCGACTCGATCGCCTTCTACGTCGGCCTGCGCAAGGTGACGCCCCAGCAGTGGGGCCGGGAGAAAATCGACTGGATCATCGACGAGGAGTTCTCCCACGTCAGCCTGCTCAGCGGCAAGCTGCAGCGGGTTCTGGCTTCCCGGGCTTAA
- a CDS encoding ferritin, whose amino-acid sequence MMNAKVRELMNQQITNEFYSGYLYQAIAAYFEEQDLPGFAKWYTAQAQEEIIHGFKFYNHIIERGARVELGAIDKPTVEWDSPLAALEAALEHEKKITADINRIYEAAEAEKDYASRPILDWFVDEQIEEEDNATTNVQKFKMVGEKGNGLYMLDKEMGARPYTSAAIVDQVVGE is encoded by the coding sequence ATGATGAACGCCAAGGTCCGCGAACTGATGAACCAGCAGATCACCAACGAGTTCTACTCGGGCTATCTCTACCAGGCGATCGCCGCCTACTTCGAGGAGCAGGACCTGCCTGGCTTCGCCAAGTGGTACACCGCCCAGGCCCAGGAAGAGATCATCCACGGCTTCAAGTTCTACAACCACATCATCGAGCGCGGCGCCCGCGTCGAACTCGGCGCCATCGACAAGCCGACCGTCGAGTGGGACTCACCCCTGGCCGCCCTCGAGGCCGCCCTCGAACACGAAAAGAAGATCACCGCCGACATCAACCGCATCTACGAGGCCGCCGAGGCCGAAAAGGATTACGCCAGCCGGCCGATCCTCGACTGGTTCGTCGACGAGCAGATCGAGGAAGAGGACAACGCCACCACCAACGTGCAGAAGTTCAAGATGGTCGGCGAGAAGGGCAACGGGCTCTACATGCTCGATAAAGAGATGGGCGCCCGCCCCTACACCTCCGCCGCCATCGTCGATCAGGTGGTCGGCGAGTAA
- a CDS encoding desulfoferrodoxin has product MAKQLQTYKCEKCGNIVMVLQGGPGELVCCGEPMELLEEQTAEMANEKHVPVIEKDDTGYTVTVGTTLHPMEDKHYIQWIELITKDRVLRKWLKPGDEPKAHFCFCGSEPVWAREHCNVHKLWKNENK; this is encoded by the coding sequence ATGGCTAAGCAACTCCAGACCTACAAGTGCGAGAAGTGCGGCAACATCGTCATGGTCCTCCAGGGCGGTCCCGGTGAACTCGTCTGCTGCGGCGAGCCGATGGAGCTCCTCGAGGAGCAGACCGCCGAGATGGCCAACGAGAAGCACGTCCCCGTCATCGAGAAAGACGACACCGGCTACACCGTCACCGTCGGCACCACTCTCCACCCGATGGAGGACAAGCACTACATCCAGTGGATCGAGCTGATCACCAAGGACCGCGTACTGCGCAAGTGGCTCAAGCCCGGCGACGAGCCCAAGGCTCACTTCTGTTTCTGCGGCTCCGAGCCCGTCTGGGCCCGCGAGCACTGCAACGTCCACAAGCTGTGGAAGAACGAGAACAAGTAG
- a CDS encoding rubrerythrin has protein sequence MGKFSSVDEVLEFAMAREQESVDFYTDLAERVKRPEMKKVFLQFADEERNHKAKLQAVKQGKNLLPSEKAVTDLKIADYVVEVEIKEQMDYQEALIVAMKKEKAAYKLYSELAELTEDAALTDTFRALAQEEAKHKLRFEVEYDDNVLSADW, from the coding sequence ATGGGCAAGTTCTCCTCCGTCGACGAGGTCCTCGAATTCGCCATGGCCCGGGAGCAGGAATCCGTCGATTTCTACACCGATCTCGCCGAACGCGTCAAACGCCCCGAGATGAAGAAGGTCTTCCTCCAGTTCGCCGACGAGGAACGCAACCATAAGGCCAAGCTCCAGGCCGTCAAGCAGGGCAAGAACCTGTTGCCCTCGGAGAAGGCAGTCACCGATCTGAAGATAGCCGACTACGTCGTCGAGGTCGAGATCAAGGAGCAGATGGACTATCAGGAGGCCCTGATCGTGGCGATGAAGAAGGAGAAGGCGGCCTACAAGCTCTACAGCGAGCTGGCCGAGCTGACCGAGGACGCCGCCCTCACCGACACCTTCCGCGCCCTGGCCCAGGAAGAGGCCAAGCACAAGCTGCGCTTCGAGGTCGAGTACGACGACAACGTCCTCTCGGCGGACTGGTAG
- the mutM gene encoding bifunctional DNA-formamidopyrimidine glycosylase/DNA-(apurinic or apyrimidinic site) lyase, giving the protein MPELPEVETICRQLDPVLRGRRLESVELLDPKLELPGSEELTGCSVRRVERLGKRVGLEFRGGPWLTIHLRMTGRLLWLADDAERPTDHVRALLRFTGGELVFHDVRRFGTLELHPTRATAEPAGVDPLGADFTVARLSEALADSRQQIKVWLLRQDRLVGLGNIYAAEILFDARISPHKPAGELGAEEIARLYASTVKILAEAVRHRGTSLSDYRDAGNTRGGFQNRLRVYGRAEEHCPRCGAEIVRCVQCQRSTFYCPHCQADATVEL; this is encoded by the coding sequence GTGCCCGAACTGCCCGAAGTCGAGACCATCTGCCGCCAGCTCGACCCCGTGCTGCGCGGGCGCCGGCTGGAGTCCGTCGAGCTGCTGGATCCCAAGCTGGAGCTGCCGGGGTCGGAGGAGCTCACCGGCTGCAGCGTCCGCCGGGTCGAGCGGCTGGGCAAGCGGGTGGGCCTCGAGTTCCGGGGCGGGCCCTGGCTGACCATCCACCTGCGGATGACCGGCCGGTTGTTGTGGCTGGCAGACGACGCCGAGCGGCCGACGGACCACGTCCGGGCCCTGTTGCGCTTCACGGGCGGCGAGCTGGTGTTCCACGACGTGCGCCGCTTCGGCACCCTGGAGCTGCATCCGACACGGGCGACGGCCGAACCGGCGGGCGTCGATCCCCTCGGCGCGGACTTCACCGTCGCCCGGCTGAGTGAAGCCCTGGCGGACAGCCGTCAGCAGATCAAGGTCTGGCTGTTGCGCCAGGACCGCCTGGTCGGCCTGGGCAACATCTACGCCGCCGAGATCCTCTTCGACGCCCGCATCTCGCCGCACAAGCCCGCCGGTGAGTTGGGTGCCGAGGAGATCGCCCGGCTGTACGCCTCCACCGTCAAGATCCTCGCCGAGGCGGTTCGCCACCGCGGCACGAGCTTATCCGACTACCGCGACGCCGGCAACACGCGCGGCGGCTTCCAGAACCGGCTGCGCGTCTACGGCCGGGCCGAGGAACACTGCCCGCGCTGCGGCGCCGAGATCGTGCGCTGCGTGCAGTGCCAGCGCAGTACCTTCTACTGCCCCCACTGCCAGGCCGACGCCACCGTCGAGTTGTAG
- a CDS encoding methyltransferase domain-containing protein has product MKLSRIHKRHVNRLRRAERLSSIQDALLERVDFAGVERALDLGCGIGHLTARLADCYDIEVTGVDVDPDQVENARELYGDREHLRFAVVEEAEVPLPDDTFDLIQVFHVLHHSPCWRELVEELARLLRSEGWLILYEVSLAPLISWLFSKKRYGVYTGDELRRAFREAGFSLVWLGYDKGFFIRRHAWVLRRF; this is encoded by the coding sequence ATGAAGCTTTCGCGGATCCATAAACGGCACGTCAATCGTCTGCGACGCGCCGAGCGGCTGTCCTCGATTCAGGACGCCCTGCTGGAGCGTGTCGACTTCGCCGGTGTCGAGCGGGCGCTGGACCTGGGCTGCGGCATCGGGCACCTGACCGCCCGCCTGGCGGACTGCTACGATATCGAGGTTACGGGGGTCGACGTCGACCCGGACCAGGTCGAGAACGCCCGGGAGCTTTACGGTGATCGGGAGCATCTGCGCTTCGCCGTGGTCGAGGAAGCCGAGGTCCCCCTGCCCGACGACACCTTCGACCTGATCCAGGTCTTCCACGTCCTGCACCACAGCCCGTGCTGGCGCGAGTTGGTGGAGGAACTGGCCCGGCTGCTACGCTCGGAGGGCTGGCTGATCCTCTACGAGGTCAGCCTGGCGCCCCTGATCTCCTGGCTGTTCAGTAAGAAGAGGTACGGCGTCTACACGGGGGACGAGCTGCGGCGGGCTTTTCGCGAGGCCGGCTTCAGCCTGGTCTGGCTGGGTTACGACAAGGGTTTCTTCATCCGGCGCCACGCCTGGGTATTGCGCCGTTTCTGA
- a CDS encoding type II secretion system protein GspE → MLDPQDVAAIEAVQFATDFEVHPVVADRQSLLEALERYYDGGGRRRSRPTPRKAPPKPANNPAPAKTSGKTTAGETPTGAIDDTPGEISVPESTDEAPIVRFVNDLIADAAGHQASDIHLEHYSDSFRIRYRVDGMLHEVLTPPARYRDAIVSRLKIMADLDIAERRLPQDGAIRFDVGGRPIDVRVSTAPTIYGEKVVLRLLDKQSINLDLEQLGFEADQLALFEKAVGAQSGVNLVTGPTGSGKTTTLYAAVKRLNEPTRNIMTVEDPVEYDIAGINQVNVNPEIGLSFARALRGFLRQDPDVILVGEVRDKITADICIQSALTGHLVFSTVHTNDVAGTINRLVNMGVEPFMLAASLTTIVAQRLLRRTCTHCREPISYPAELLKRFGLSEAEMEGVASFKGHGCERCMNLGYSGQIGIFEVLPVDDRLRTLIGEQAGVTAMRQHAVDAGMHTLRQAAVAKFKRGLTDLEEIERVLGS, encoded by the coding sequence ATGCTCGATCCCCAGGACGTCGCCGCCATCGAGGCCGTCCAGTTCGCCACCGACTTCGAGGTCCACCCCGTCGTCGCCGACCGCCAATCCCTCCTCGAAGCCCTCGAACGCTACTACGACGGCGGCGGCAGGAGACGCTCCCGCCCGACGCCGCGCAAGGCCCCGCCCAAGCCTGCCAACAACCCCGCTCCGGCCAAGACCTCGGGGAAGACGACCGCCGGTGAAACCCCCACCGGCGCGATCGACGACACCCCCGGCGAGATCAGCGTTCCCGAATCCACCGACGAGGCCCCGATCGTGCGCTTCGTCAACGACCTGATCGCCGACGCCGCCGGCCATCAGGCCTCGGACATTCATCTCGAACACTACAGCGACAGCTTCCGCATCCGCTACCGCGTCGACGGTATGCTCCACGAGGTGCTGACCCCGCCGGCCAGGTACCGCGACGCCATCGTCAGCCGACTCAAGATCATGGCCGACCTGGACATCGCCGAGCGGCGCCTGCCCCAGGACGGCGCCATCCGCTTCGACGTCGGCGGACGACCCATCGACGTCCGTGTCTCCACGGCGCCGACGATCTACGGCGAGAAGGTCGTCCTGCGTTTGCTCGACAAACAGTCCATCAACCTGGACCTCGAGCAGCTCGGCTTCGAGGCCGACCAACTCGCCCTGTTCGAAAAGGCCGTCGGCGCCCAATCCGGCGTCAACCTGGTCACCGGACCCACCGGCTCCGGCAAGACCACCACCCTCTACGCCGCCGTCAAGCGCCTCAACGAGCCCACGCGCAACATCATGACCGTCGAGGACCCCGTCGAGTACGACATCGCCGGGATCAACCAGGTCAACGTCAACCCGGAGATCGGACTGTCCTTCGCCCGGGCCCTGCGCGGCTTCCTGCGCCAGGACCCCGATGTGATCCTCGTCGGCGAGGTCCGCGACAAGATCACCGCCGACATCTGCATCCAGAGCGCACTGACCGGACACCTCGTCTTCTCCACCGTCCACACCAACGACGTCGCCGGGACCATCAACCGCCTGGTCAACATGGGCGTCGAACCCTTCATGCTGGCCGCCAGCCTGACCACCATCGTCGCCCAGCGCCTGCTGCGCCGCACCTGCACACACTGCCGCGAGCCGATCAGCTACCCCGCCGAACTGCTCAAGCGCTTCGGCCTCAGCGAGGCCGAGATGGAAGGCGTGGCCAGCTTCAAGGGCCACGGCTGCGAGCGCTGCATGAACCTGGGCTACTCCGGTCAGATCGGCATCTTCGAGGTCCTGCCCGTCGACGACCGCCTGCGCACCCTGATCGGCGAGCAGGCCGGCGTCACCGCCATGCGTCAGCACGCCGTCGACGCCGGGATGCATACCCTGCGCCAGGCCGCCGTGGCCAAGTTCAAGCGCGGGCTGACCGACCTCGAGGAGATCGAGCGCGTCCTGGGAAGCTAA
- a CDS encoding MerR family transcriptional regulator → MQTEYELAAVSRITGLPRPKLLFWAREFPRLEALTRRADDELYFAAEALELVLRIDLLLDKMGYKLSAARRLIAADASAEVDVSGGERRERLHRLRGELLQVHQTLLPED, encoded by the coding sequence ATGCAGACTGAATACGAGCTGGCCGCCGTCAGCCGGATCACCGGACTGCCCCGGCCCAAGCTGCTGTTCTGGGCCCGGGAGTTCCCCCGCCTCGAGGCGCTGACCCGGCGCGCGGACGACGAGCTGTACTTCGCCGCCGAGGCCCTCGAGCTGGTCCTGCGTATCGATCTGCTGCTGGACAAGATGGGCTACAAGCTGTCCGCCGCCCGGCGGCTGATCGCCGCCGACGCCTCCGCCGAGGTCGACGTTTCCGGCGGAGAGCGGCGCGAACGCCTGCATCGCCTGCGCGGCGAGCTGCTCCAGGTGCACCAGACTCTGCTCCCGGAGGACTGA